A region of Massilia sp. WG5 DNA encodes the following proteins:
- the hydA gene encoding dihydropyrimidinase yields the protein MSVLIRGGTVVNADRAFRADVLCIGDKIAAVGEHLDAPANATVIDAGGQYVMPGGIDPHTHMQLPFMGTVTADDFHTGTAAALAGGTTTIMDFVIPDPQQPLMDAFHTWRGWAQKSAADYTFHVAVTWWDESVHDDMGTLVREHGVNSFKHFMAYKNAIMADDETLVKSFRRALELGAIPTVHAENGELVYQLQRELLAKGIRGPEAHPLSRPPAVEAEAANRAIAIAGVLGTPVYIVHVSCVESLEAIQRARAHGQRVYGEALAGHLVIDDSVYTNPDPAFARAFVMSPPFRSSHHQTALWQGLQGGNLHTTATDHCTFCAEQKAMGADDFTRIPNGCGGVEERMAVVWDAGVNTGRLTPSEFVGVTSTNAARIFNIYPRKGVIQAGADADIVVWDPEGSRTLSAATQHSKGGFNVFEGRTVRGVPTHTVAAGKLVFANGELRAEEGAGRYVERPAFTATTAA from the coding sequence ATGAGCGTATTGATCCGCGGTGGTACCGTCGTGAACGCCGACCGCGCGTTCCGCGCCGACGTGCTGTGCATCGGTGACAAGATCGCCGCCGTCGGCGAACATCTCGATGCGCCGGCCAACGCGACCGTGATCGACGCCGGCGGCCAGTACGTGATGCCGGGCGGGATCGATCCCCACACCCACATGCAGCTTCCCTTCATGGGCACCGTCACCGCCGACGATTTCCATACCGGCACCGCGGCCGCGCTGGCGGGCGGCACCACGACCATCATGGACTTCGTGATTCCCGATCCGCAGCAGCCGCTGATGGACGCCTTCCACACCTGGCGCGGCTGGGCGCAGAAGTCGGCCGCCGACTACACCTTCCACGTGGCCGTCACCTGGTGGGACGAGTCGGTGCACGACGATATGGGCACGCTGGTGCGCGAGCACGGCGTGAACAGCTTCAAGCACTTCATGGCCTACAAGAACGCGATCATGGCCGATGACGAGACCCTGGTGAAGAGCTTCCGCCGCGCGCTCGAACTGGGGGCGATCCCGACCGTGCATGCGGAGAACGGCGAACTGGTCTACCAGCTGCAGCGCGAGCTGCTGGCCAAGGGCATCCGCGGTCCCGAGGCGCATCCGCTGTCGCGCCCGCCGGCGGTCGAGGCCGAGGCGGCCAACCGCGCGATCGCCATCGCCGGCGTGCTCGGCACCCCGGTCTACATCGTCCACGTGTCCTGCGTCGAGTCGCTGGAGGCGATCCAGCGCGCCCGCGCGCACGGCCAGCGCGTCTACGGCGAGGCCCTGGCCGGCCACCTGGTCATCGACGACAGCGTCTACACGAATCCCGATCCGGCCTTCGCACGCGCCTTCGTGATGAGCCCGCCGTTCCGCTCCAGCCACCACCAGACCGCGCTGTGGCAGGGCCTGCAGGGCGGGAACCTGCACACCACCGCCACCGACCACTGCACCTTCTGCGCCGAGCAGAAAGCGATGGGCGCCGACGATTTCACGCGCATCCCGAACGGCTGCGGCGGCGTCGAAGAGCGCATGGCCGTGGTCTGGGACGCCGGCGTGAATACCGGCCGCCTGACCCCGTCCGAGTTCGTGGGCGTCACGTCCACCAATGCGGCCCGGATCTTCAACATCTACCCCCGCAAGGGCGTGATCCAGGCCGGCGCGGACGCGGACATCGTCGTGTGGGACCCGGAAGGCAGCCGCACCCTGTCCGCCGCGACCCAGCATTCGAAGGGCGGCTTCAATGTCTTCGAAGGACGGACCGTGCGCGGCGTGCCGACGCATACGGTGGCGGCCGGGAAGCTGGTCTTCGCGAACGGCGAGCTGCGCGCGGAAGAGGGGGCGGGACGATATGTCGAGCGTCCCGCATTCACCGCAACCACCGCAGCCTGA
- a CDS encoding Zn-dependent hydrolase: MNELRINGPRLWNSLMDLAKIGATDKGGVKRLALTDLDRQGRDLVVQWGKDAGLSITVDRIGNVFMRREGANPALPPIVTGSHIDTQPTGGKFDGNYGVLAGLEVVRTLNELQIRTEAPIEVAFWTNEEGSRFVPVMMGSGVFCGAFSLETAYAARDVDGISVGEELARIGYQGAQTPGEHPIGAYFETHIEQGPVLEDADKVIGVVPAVMGLSWYDCTVEGMEAHAGPTPMHLRRDALQVATRIMQETVALANRYPPYGRGTVGMVQVFPNSRNVIPGRVKFSIDLRNVNDELLNTMHEEMTAFVDRTRAETGLGVTLERVSYYPPCPFHPDCVGAVRNAAAKLGYSTMDVVSGAGHDAIYVARLAPAGMIFVPCKDGISHNEIEDAQPGHLEAGCNVLLHAMLERAGVVAG; this comes from the coding sequence ATGAACGAACTCCGCATCAACGGCCCCCGCCTCTGGAACTCCCTGATGGACCTGGCGAAAATCGGCGCCACCGACAAGGGCGGCGTCAAGCGCCTTGCCCTCACCGATCTCGACCGCCAGGGCCGCGACCTGGTGGTCCAGTGGGGGAAGGATGCCGGCCTCTCCATCACCGTCGACAGGATCGGCAACGTCTTCATGCGCCGCGAAGGCGCGAACCCGGCGCTGCCGCCGATCGTCACCGGCAGCCACATCGACACCCAGCCGACCGGCGGCAAGTTCGACGGCAACTACGGCGTGCTGGCCGGGCTCGAGGTGGTGCGCACCCTGAACGAGCTGCAAATCCGTACGGAGGCGCCGATCGAGGTCGCGTTCTGGACCAACGAGGAAGGCTCGCGCTTCGTGCCGGTGATGATGGGTTCCGGCGTGTTCTGCGGCGCCTTCAGCCTGGAGACGGCGTATGCGGCGCGCGACGTCGACGGCATCAGCGTCGGCGAGGAGCTGGCGCGGATCGGCTACCAGGGCGCGCAGACGCCGGGCGAGCACCCGATCGGCGCCTACTTCGAAACCCATATCGAGCAGGGCCCGGTGCTGGAGGATGCGGACAAGGTGATCGGCGTGGTGCCGGCCGTGATGGGCCTGTCCTGGTACGACTGCACGGTGGAAGGCATGGAAGCGCATGCCGGCCCGACCCCGATGCACCTGCGCCGCGACGCGCTGCAGGTCGCGACCCGCATCATGCAGGAGACGGTGGCGCTCGCGAACCGCTATCCACCCTACGGCCGCGGCACGGTCGGGATGGTGCAGGTGTTCCCGAACAGCCGCAACGTGATCCCGGGACGGGTCAAGTTCAGCATCGACCTGCGCAACGTGAACGACGAACTGCTGAATACCATGCACGAGGAGATGACGGCCTTCGTCGACCGGACGCGCGCGGAAACCGGCCTGGGCGTCACGCTGGAGCGCGTGTCCTACTATCCGCCTTGTCCCTTCCACCCGGATTGCGTGGGCGCGGTGCGCAACGCCGCCGCAAAGCTCGGCTATTCGACCATGGACGTGGTGTCCGGCGCCGGCCACGACGCGATCTACGTGGCGCGCCTGGCGCCGGCCGGCATGATCTTCGTGCCCTGCAAGGACGGCATCAGCCACAACGAAATCGAGGACGCCCAGCCCGGCCACCTGGAAGCCGGCTGCAACGTGCTGTTGCACGCGATGCTGGAGCGGGCAGGGGTCGTGGCCGGCTAG